Proteins encoded within one genomic window of Citrobacter amalonaticus Y19:
- the rlmD gene encoding 23S rRNA (uracil(1939)-C(5))-methyltransferase RlmD, protein MAQFYSAKRRVTTRQIITVTVNDLDSFGQGVARHNGKTLFIPGLLPQESADVAMTEDKKQYAKAQVKRRLNDSPDRVTPRCPHFGICGGCQQQHASIELQQRSKSAALSRLMNHDVTEVIANAPWGYRRRARLSLHYQPKTQQFRMGFRKAASSDIVDVRQCPILVPQLEALLPDLRACLSTLQGIRHLGHVELVQAGSGTLMILRHTAPLSRADNEKLERFSHSKGLSLYLAPQSEILETVSGQTPWYESNGLRLNFSPRDFIQVNEGVNQKMVASALAWLDVQPGDRVLDLFCGMGNFTLPLAARAASVVGVEGVPALVEKGRENALQNELHNVTFFHENLEEDVTRQPWAKNGFDKVLLDPARAGAAGVMQHIIKLQPGRIVYVSCNPATLARDSEALLRAGYQIKRLAMLDMFPHTGHLESMVLFEHS, encoded by the coding sequence ATGGCGCAATTCTACTCTGCAAAACGGCGCGTGACGACGCGCCAGATCATAACCGTTACCGTCAATGACCTCGACTCTTTTGGTCAGGGTGTTGCGCGACACAACGGAAAGACGCTGTTTATCCCCGGATTGCTGCCGCAGGAAAGTGCGGACGTGGCGATGACCGAAGATAAAAAACAGTACGCGAAAGCGCAGGTTAAGCGCCGGTTGAATGATAGCCCGGATCGCGTAACACCGCGCTGTCCGCACTTTGGCATTTGCGGTGGTTGCCAGCAACAGCACGCCAGTATCGAATTGCAACAGCGCAGTAAAAGCGCCGCGCTGTCACGCCTGATGAACCATGATGTCACTGAGGTGATCGCCAATGCGCCGTGGGGCTATCGCCGTCGCGCGCGGTTAAGTCTCCATTATCAACCGAAAACCCAGCAGTTCCGGATGGGGTTTCGCAAGGCGGCGTCCAGCGACATCGTCGATGTCAGACAGTGCCCCATCCTGGTGCCCCAACTTGAAGCATTGCTGCCCGATCTCAGGGCATGCCTCAGCACCCTGCAGGGAATACGCCATCTGGGACACGTTGAACTGGTGCAGGCCGGCAGCGGTACGCTGATGATTCTGCGCCATACCGCGCCATTAAGTCGCGCGGATAACGAAAAACTGGAACGCTTTTCGCATTCAAAGGGTCTGTCTCTGTATCTGGCACCGCAAAGCGAGATACTGGAAACGGTATCTGGTCAGACGCCCTGGTATGAGTCAAACGGACTACGCTTAAACTTTAGTCCGCGTGATTTTATTCAGGTTAATGAAGGGGTGAACCAGAAAATGGTGGCCAGCGCGCTGGCGTGGCTGGACGTACAGCCTGGCGATCGTGTGTTGGATCTCTTCTGCGGGATGGGCAATTTCACGCTCCCGCTGGCGGCACGGGCGGCAAGCGTCGTTGGGGTAGAAGGTGTGCCTGCGCTGGTGGAAAAAGGGCGCGAAAACGCGCTACAAAATGAGTTACACAATGTGACATTCTTTCATGAAAATCTTGAAGAGGATGTTACCCGACAACCGTGGGCCAAAAACGGTTTTGATAAAGTCCTGCTCGACCCTGCGCGCGCAGGGGCTGCAGGCGTGATGCAACATATTATAAAATTGCAGCCTGGCCGCATTGTTTATGTATCCTGTAATCCTGCCACGCTGGCGCGTGATAGTGAGGCGTTATTACGCGCAGGATACCAGATTAAGCGGCTGGCGATGCTCGACATGTTCCCCCACACGGGACACCTGGAATCGATGGTGTTGTTTGAGCATTCATAA
- the barA gene encoding two-component sensor histidine kinase BarA yields the protein MTNYSLRARMMILILAPTVLIGLLLSIFFVVHRYHDLQRQLEDAGASIIEPLAVSTEYGMNLQNRESIGQLISVLHRRHSDIVRAISVYDENNKLFVTSNFHLNPSDMQLPPGSPFPRRLSVERHGDILILRTPIVSESYSLDESPATDAKNAGNMLGYVALELDLKSVRLQQYKEIFISTVMMLFCIGIALIFGWRLMRDVTGPIRNMVNTVDRIRRGQLDSRVEGFMLGELDMLKNGINSMAMSLAAYHEEMQHNIDQATSDLRETLEQMEIQNVELDLAKKRAQEAARIKSEFLANMSHELRTPLNGVIGFTRLTLKTELNTTQRDHLNTIERSANNLLAIINDVLDFSKLEAGKLILESIPFALRNTLDEVVTLLAHSSHDKGLELTLNIKNDVPDNVIGDPLRLQQVITNLVGNAIKFTENGNIDILVEKRSLSNTKVQIEVQIRDTGIGIPERDQSRLFQAFRQADASISRRHGGTGLGLVITQKLVNEMGGDISFHSQPNRGSTFWFHINLDLNPNVINDGPATACLAGKRIAYIEPNAAAAQCTLDILSETPLDVVYSPTFSALAVEHYDFMLLGVAVTFKEPLTMQHERLIQATKMAEFLMLALPCHAQVNAEKLKQDGVASCLLKPLTSTRLLPALVDLCRQNPHESLLTSDESKIAMTVMAVDDNPANLKLIGALLDDLVQHVELCDSGQQAVDRAKQMQFDLILMDIQMPDMDGIRACELIHQLPHQQQTPVIAVTAHAMAGQKEKLLSAGMNDYLAKPIEEEKLYNLLQRYKPGTTAPTRQLSAEPTEPVFNPNATLDWQLALRQAAGKPDLARDMLQMLIDFLPEVRNKIEEQLVGENPQGLIDLIHKLHGSCGYSGVPRMKNLCQLLESQLREGTPEEDLEPEFLELLDEMDNVAREARKWLL from the coding sequence ATGACCAACTACAGCCTGCGCGCTCGCATGATGATTCTGATCCTGGCCCCTACCGTTCTCATCGGTTTACTGCTCAGTATCTTTTTTGTTGTGCATCGCTACCACGACTTGCAGCGTCAACTGGAAGATGCCGGCGCCAGTATTATTGAGCCCCTCGCGGTCTCTACCGAATATGGCATGAACCTGCAAAACCGCGAATCCATTGGCCAACTCATTAGCGTGTTGCATCGCCGTCATTCTGACATTGTGCGGGCAATTTCGGTGTATGACGAAAATAACAAACTTTTCGTCACCTCCAATTTCCATCTCAATCCGTCGGACATGCAGTTGCCTCCGGGCTCACCGTTCCCGCGCCGACTGAGCGTTGAGCGCCATGGCGATATTTTAATCCTGCGAACGCCGATCGTTTCGGAAAGCTATTCGCTTGACGAATCTCCGGCCACTGACGCGAAAAACGCGGGCAATATGTTGGGATATGTGGCGCTTGAGCTCGATCTCAAGTCGGTTCGCTTGCAACAGTATAAAGAAATCTTCATTTCAACGGTCATGATGCTGTTCTGTATCGGTATTGCGCTGATCTTTGGCTGGCGTCTGATGCGCGACGTGACAGGGCCGATTCGCAACATGGTCAATACGGTTGACCGCATCCGACGTGGGCAACTCGACAGTCGCGTTGAGGGCTTTATGCTCGGCGAACTGGATATGCTGAAAAATGGCATTAACTCGATGGCCATGTCGCTCGCCGCTTATCACGAAGAGATGCAGCACAATATCGATCAGGCCACCTCCGATTTGCGTGAAACGCTCGAGCAGATGGAGATCCAGAACGTCGAGCTGGACCTGGCGAAAAAACGCGCGCAGGAAGCCGCGCGCATCAAGTCTGAGTTTCTGGCCAACATGTCCCATGAGCTGCGCACTCCGCTGAACGGCGTGATCGGCTTTACGCGCCTGACGCTGAAAACCGAGCTGAATACCACCCAGCGCGACCACCTGAATACCATCGAGCGATCGGCAAATAACCTGCTGGCGATCATCAACGACGTACTCGATTTCTCAAAACTGGAAGCCGGTAAACTCATTCTTGAAAGCATTCCTTTTGCACTTCGCAATACGCTCGATGAAGTGGTGACGCTGCTGGCGCATTCATCGCACGACAAAGGGCTGGAGCTGACGCTCAATATTAAGAATGATGTGCCCGATAACGTGATTGGCGACCCGCTGCGTTTACAACAGGTGATCACCAATCTGGTCGGCAATGCGATCAAATTCACCGAGAACGGCAACATCGATATTCTGGTGGAGAAGCGCTCGCTGAGTAACACCAAAGTGCAAATTGAAGTACAGATCCGCGATACCGGCATCGGCATCCCGGAACGCGATCAGTCGCGCCTGTTCCAGGCTTTCCGTCAGGCTGATGCCAGCATTTCCCGTCGCCACGGCGGCACCGGGCTGGGACTGGTGATCACGCAAAAACTGGTTAACGAAATGGGGGGCGATATCTCCTTCCACAGCCAGCCGAATCGCGGCTCAACCTTCTGGTTCCATATCAATCTCGATCTGAATCCAAATGTGATCAACGACGGCCCGGCCACCGCCTGTCTGGCCGGGAAACGCATTGCCTACATCGAGCCGAATGCCGCCGCCGCACAGTGCACGCTGGATATTCTCAGCGAAACGCCGCTGGACGTGGTCTACAGCCCAACGTTTTCCGCGCTGGCCGTTGAACATTACGACTTTATGCTGCTCGGCGTTGCCGTCACCTTCAAAGAGCCGCTGACGATGCAGCACGAGCGACTGATTCAGGCGACCAAAATGGCCGAGTTCCTGATGCTGGCGCTGCCGTGCCACGCTCAGGTGAATGCCGAGAAACTTAAGCAAGACGGCGTGGCCAGTTGTCTGCTAAAACCCCTGACCTCCACGCGTCTGCTGCCAGCACTGGTGGATTTGTGTCGTCAGAACCCCCACGAAAGCCTGCTGACATCAGACGAAAGCAAAATCGCCATGACTGTCATGGCGGTCGATGATAATCCGGCGAACCTGAAGCTGATCGGCGCACTGCTGGACGATCTGGTTCAACACGTTGAGCTGTGTGACAGCGGCCAGCAGGCGGTCGATCGCGCGAAACAAATGCAGTTTGATCTGATCCTGATGGATATTCAGATGCCGGATATGGATGGTATTCGGGCCTGCGAACTGATCCACCAGCTCCCGCATCAGCAACAAACCCCGGTGATCGCCGTCACAGCGCACGCGATGGCAGGTCAGAAAGAGAAATTGCTGAGTGCCGGCATGAATGACTATCTGGCGAAACCGATCGAAGAAGAGAAACTGTATAACCTGCTGCAGCGCTATAAACCTGGCACTACCGCCCCGACACGCCAGCTTAGCGCAGAACCGACTGAACCCGTTTTCAATCCAAATGCCACGCTGGACTGGCAACTGGCGCTGCGTCAGGCTGCAGGGAAACCCGATCTGGCACGCGATATGCTGCAAATGCTGATCGATTTCCTGCCGGAAGTGCGTAATAAAATCGAAGAGCAACTGGTGGGAGAAAACCCGCAAGGCTTAATCGATCTGATTCATAAACTGCATGGCAGTTGCGGCTATAGCGGCGTACCGCGCATGAAGAATCTGTGTCAGTTGCTGGAAAGCCAGTTACGCGAAGGGACGCCAGAAGAGGATCTGGAACCCGAGTTTCTGGAACTGCTTGACGAGATGGATAACGTGGCGCGTGAAGCGCGCAAATGGCTGTTATAA
- a CDS encoding glycerate kinase encodes MKIVIAPDSYKESLSALEVANAIEQGFREIWPDADYVKLPVADGGEGTVEAMVEATTGRIVEVDVTGPLGEPVTAFYGLSGDERTAFIEMAAASGLEQVPVALRDPLKTTSWGTGELIRHALDAGVDHIIIGLGGSATNDGGAGMVQALGAELLDARHNDIGKGGAALDALAKIDISQLDPRLAACRIEVACDVTNPLIGKEGASAVFGPQKGATAETIDRLDTALAHYAQIIARDLGVDVLELAGGGAAGGMGAALYAFCGAQLRRGIEIVTDALQLDACVADADLVITGEGRIDSQTIHGKVPVGVAKVAKRYHKPVIGIAGSLTADVGIVHEHGLDAVFSVIYTICTLDDALKNAAENVRMTARNVAATLKMGQTLR; translated from the coding sequence ATGAAAATAGTGATCGCACCGGACTCGTATAAGGAAAGTTTGAGTGCTCTTGAGGTGGCGAATGCCATTGAGCAAGGTTTTCGCGAAATCTGGCCTGATGCGGATTACGTAAAACTTCCGGTTGCTGATGGGGGAGAAGGTACGGTCGAAGCCATGGTTGAGGCAACGACGGGACGCATTGTTGAAGTCGATGTTACGGGCCCACTTGGGGAACCGGTCACCGCGTTTTATGGTTTATCCGGTGACGAGCGCACGGCCTTTATTGAGATGGCGGCGGCCAGCGGTCTGGAGCAGGTGCCTGTCGCGTTACGCGATCCATTAAAAACAACCTCCTGGGGAACCGGGGAGTTGATTCGTCATGCGCTGGATGCTGGCGTAGACCATATTATTATCGGACTCGGCGGCAGTGCGACCAACGACGGCGGCGCGGGCATGGTACAGGCGCTGGGGGCAGAATTGCTCGATGCCCGGCACAATGACATTGGTAAGGGCGGTGCGGCGCTCGACGCGCTTGCAAAAATTGATATCAGCCAGTTGGATCCGCGTCTTGCCGCATGCCGTATCGAAGTGGCGTGTGATGTGACCAATCCGTTGATCGGTAAAGAGGGGGCCTCGGCAGTGTTTGGCCCACAGAAAGGGGCAACGGCAGAAACTATCGACCGTCTGGACACGGCACTGGCGCATTATGCGCAGATTATCGCCCGCGATCTGGGGGTGGATGTCCTTGAACTGGCTGGCGGCGGCGCGGCAGGCGGTATGGGGGCGGCGTTGTACGCGTTTTGCGGTGCGCAACTGCGACGTGGAATTGAGATAGTTACCGATGCGCTGCAACTGGATGCATGCGTTGCCGACGCCGATTTGGTCATTACCGGAGAAGGGCGCATCGACAGCCAGACAATCCACGGCAAAGTGCCGGTAGGCGTGGCGAAGGTGGCGAAGCGCTACCACAAACCGGTGATCGGTATTGCCGGTAGCCTGACGGCCGATGTTGGCATCGTCCATGAGCATGGACTTGATGCCGTATTTAGCGTGATTTATACCATCTGTACGCTGGACGACGCGTTAAAAAACGCCGCCGAGAACGTGCGCATGACCGCGCGCAACGTCGCGGCAACACTCAAAATGGGACAGACGCTACGCTGA
- the gudD gene encoding glucarate dehydratase, giving the protein MNAQFTTPVVTAMQIIPVAGHDSMLMNLSGAHAPFFTRNIVIIKDNSGHTGVGEIPGGEKIRKTLEDAIPLVVGQRLGEYKNVLNAVRNTFADRDSGGRGLQTFDLRTTIHVVTGIEAALLDLLGQHLGVNVASLLGDGQQRSEVEMLGYLFFVGNRNATPLPYQSQPDEKCDWYRLRHEEAMTPDAVVRLAEAAYEKYGFNDFKLKGGVLAGEEEAESIVALAKRFPQARVTLDPNGAWSLNEAIKIGKYLKGSLAYAEDPCGAEQGFSGREVMAEFRRATGLPTATNMIATDWRQMGHTLSLQSVDIPLADPHFWTMQGSVRVAQMCHEFGLTWGSHSNNHFDVSLAMFTHVAAAAPGKITAIDTHWIWQEGNQRLTKEPFEIKGGMVQVPAKPGLGVELDMDQVMKAHELYQKHGLGARDDAMGMQYLIPNWTFDNKRPCMVR; this is encoded by the coding sequence ATGAACGCACAATTTACCACCCCGGTGGTTACGGCCATGCAGATTATCCCGGTTGCGGGACACGACAGTATGCTGATGAATCTGAGCGGTGCGCACGCGCCATTCTTCACGCGTAATATTGTGATTATCAAAGATAATTCGGGTCATACTGGCGTCGGTGAAATCCCCGGTGGCGAAAAAATCCGTAAGACGCTGGAAGATGCGATCCCGCTGGTGGTGGGTCAACGGCTTGGCGAGTACAAAAACGTGCTGAATGCGGTACGCAATACCTTTGCCGATCGTGACTCAGGCGGTCGCGGCCTGCAAACGTTTGACCTGCGCACCACCATCCACGTCGTCACCGGGATTGAAGCTGCACTGCTGGATCTGTTGGGGCAGCATCTGGGCGTTAACGTGGCTTCGCTGCTGGGCGACGGTCAACAGCGTAGTGAAGTGGAAATGCTCGGCTATCTGTTCTTCGTCGGTAACCGCAACGCCACGCCGCTGCCGTATCAGAGCCAACCGGATGAGAAGTGCGACTGGTATCGTCTGCGTCATGAAGAGGCGATGACGCCCGATGCGGTCGTCCGTCTGGCTGAAGCCGCGTATGAAAAATACGGTTTCAACGACTTTAAACTGAAAGGCGGCGTGCTGGCAGGGGAAGAAGAGGCAGAATCGATTGTGGCGCTGGCAAAACGCTTCCCGCAGGCACGGGTCACGCTGGATCCCAACGGTGCCTGGTCACTGAATGAAGCGATCAAAATCGGTAAGTACCTGAAAGGTTCGCTGGCCTACGCGGAAGATCCGTGCGGTGCTGAGCAGGGTTTCTCAGGCCGCGAGGTGATGGCGGAGTTCCGTCGTGCTACCGGTCTGCCGACGGCCACCAACATGATCGCCACCGACTGGCGTCAGATGGGCCATACGTTGTCATTGCAGTCGGTGGATATTCCGCTGGCTGACCCGCACTTCTGGACGATGCAGGGCTCTGTGCGCGTCGCGCAGATGTGTCATGAGTTCGGTCTGACCTGGGGTTCACACTCCAACAACCACTTTGACGTTTCACTGGCGATGTTCACCCACGTCGCGGCGGCGGCACCGGGCAAGATCACGGCGATCGATACCCACTGGATCTGGCAGGAAGGCAACCAGCGCCTGACCAAAGAGCCGTTTGAAATTAAAGGCGGCATGGTGCAGGTTCCGGCGAAACCGGGTCTGGGTGTTGAGCTGGATATGGACCAGGTGATGAAAGCCCATGAGTTGTATCAGAAGCATGGATTGGGCGCGCGTGATGACGCGATGGGGATGCAGTATCTGATCCCGAACTGGACGTTCGATAACAAACGTCCGTGTATGGTTCGTTAA
- a CDS encoding enolase C-terminal domain-like protein gives MTTQSSPVITDMKVIPVAGHDSMLLNIGGAHNAYFTRNIVVLTDNAGNTGVGEAPGGEVIYQTLVDAIPMVLGQEVARLNNVVQKVHKGNQAADFDTFGKGAWTFELRVNAVAALEAALLDLLGKALNVPVCELLGPGKQRDAVTVLGYLFYVGDRTKTDLPYLEATPGNHDWYHLRHQEALNSDAVVRLAEASQDRYGFKDFKLKGGVLPGEQEIDTARALKKRFPDARITVDPNGAWLLDEAIALCKGLNDVLTYAEDPCGAEQGFSGREVMAEFRRATGLPVATNMIATNWREMGHAVMLNAVDIPLADPHFWTLSGAVRVAQLCDDWGLTWGCHSNNHFDISLAMFTHVGAAAPGKPTAIDTHWIWQEGDCRLTKNPLEIKNGKIAVPDAPGLGVELDWDQVQKAHEAYKKLPGGARNDAGPMQYLIPGWTFDRKRPVFGRH, from the coding sequence ATGACGACGCAATCCAGTCCCGTTATCACGGACATGAAGGTCATTCCGGTCGCCGGACATGACAGTATGCTTCTCAACATTGGCGGCGCGCATAATGCGTATTTTACCCGCAATATCGTGGTTCTCACCGATAACGCCGGCAACACCGGCGTAGGTGAAGCACCGGGCGGTGAGGTGATCTACCAGACGCTGGTGGATGCCATTCCGATGGTGCTCGGCCAGGAAGTGGCCCGGCTGAACAATGTGGTTCAGAAGGTACACAAAGGCAATCAGGCGGCTGACTTTGATACCTTCGGCAAAGGCGCATGGACTTTCGAACTGCGCGTAAACGCGGTGGCCGCGCTGGAAGCTGCCCTGCTTGATCTGCTGGGTAAAGCGCTCAACGTGCCGGTCTGCGAACTGTTGGGACCTGGCAAACAGCGCGATGCGGTGACCGTGCTCGGCTATCTCTTCTACGTCGGCGATCGCACCAAAACCGATCTGCCCTATCTGGAGGCCACGCCGGGCAATCACGACTGGTATCACCTGCGCCATCAGGAAGCGTTGAACAGCGACGCCGTGGTGCGCCTGGCGGAAGCTTCGCAGGATCGCTACGGCTTTAAAGATTTCAAACTCAAAGGCGGCGTGCTGCCGGGCGAGCAAGAGATCGACACCGCCCGTGCGCTGAAAAAGCGTTTTCCGGATGCGCGTATCACCGTTGATCCAAACGGAGCCTGGCTGCTTGATGAAGCCATCGCGCTGTGTAAAGGGCTAAATGATGTGCTCACGTATGCAGAAGATCCGTGTGGCGCAGAGCAGGGATTCTCCGGTCGCGAAGTGATGGCGGAATTCCGCCGGGCCACAGGGTTGCCGGTGGCGACGAACATGATCGCCACTAACTGGCGCGAAATGGGCCATGCGGTGATGCTCAATGCCGTCGACATCCCTCTCGCCGATCCGCATTTCTGGACACTTTCCGGTGCGGTGCGAGTAGCACAGTTGTGCGACGACTGGGGGCTGACCTGGGGCTGCCACTCTAACAACCACTTTGATATTTCACTGGCGATGTTTACCCACGTTGGCGCCGCTGCGCCGGGTAAACCGACCGCCATCGACACGCACTGGATCTGGCAGGAGGGCGACTGTCGCCTGACGAAAAATCCTCTTGAGATTAAAAACGGAAAAATTGCCGTTCCCGACGCCCCTGGACTGGGTGTTGAACTGGACTGGGATCAGGTTCAGAAGGCGCATGAAGCCTACAAAAAACTGCCAGGCGGCGCGCGAAATGACGCAGGCCCGATGCAGTACCTGATCCCCGGCTGGACTTTTGACCGTAAACGTCCCGTTTTCGGCCGTCACTGA
- the gudP gene encoding galactarate/glucarate/glycerate transporter GudP yields the protein MSSLSQAASSAEKRTNARYWIVVMLFIVTSFNYGDRATLSIAGSEMAKDIGLDPVGMGYVFSAFSWAYVIGQIPGGWLLDRFGSKRVYFWSIFIWSMFTLLQGFVDIFSGFGIIVALFTLRFLVGLAEAPSFPGNSRIVAAWFPAQERGTAVAIFNSAQYFATVIFAPIMGWLTHEVGWSHVFFFMGGLGIVISFIWLKVIHEPNQHPGVNKKELEYIAEGGALINMDQKDTKAKEPFSVRWGQIKQLLGSRMMIGVYIGQYCINALTYFFITWFPVYLVQARGMSILKAGFVASVPAVCGFVGGVLGGIISDWLMRRTGSLNIARKTPIVMGMLLSMVMVFCNYVNVEWMIIGFMALAFFGKGIGALGWAVMADTAPKEISGLSGGLFNMFGNISGIVTPIAIGYIVGTTGSFNGALIYVGVHALVAVLSYLVLVGDIKRIELKPVAGQLS from the coding sequence ATGAGTTCATTAAGTCAGGCTGCGAGCAGTGCGGAAAAACGCACAAATGCCCGCTACTGGATAGTGGTGATGTTGTTTATCGTCACCTCCTTCAACTATGGCGACCGCGCCACCTTATCCATTGCCGGTTCGGAGATGGCCAAAGACATTGGTCTGGATCCAGTCGGTATGGGGTACGTTTTCTCTGCGTTCTCATGGGCCTACGTTATCGGGCAGATCCCGGGCGGCTGGCTGCTGGACCGTTTTGGTTCCAAACGTGTTTACTTCTGGTCCATCTTCATCTGGTCCATGTTTACCCTGTTACAGGGCTTCGTCGATATCTTCAGCGGATTCGGCATTATCGTTGCGCTGTTTACCCTGCGCTTCCTCGTCGGTCTGGCGGAAGCACCGTCCTTCCCCGGCAACAGTCGTATTGTCGCGGCCTGGTTCCCGGCGCAGGAGAGGGGAACGGCAGTCGCGATCTTCAACTCTGCACAGTACTTTGCCACCGTTATTTTCGCCCCGATCATGGGCTGGCTGACGCATGAAGTGGGTTGGTCGCACGTGTTCTTCTTTATGGGCGGCCTCGGGATTGTTATCAGCTTTATCTGGCTGAAAGTGATCCACGAACCAAACCAGCATCCGGGCGTGAACAAGAAAGAGCTGGAATATATTGCAGAAGGCGGTGCGCTGATCAACATGGATCAGAAAGACACCAAAGCCAAAGAGCCGTTTAGCGTGAGGTGGGGGCAGATCAAGCAGTTGCTGGGTTCCCGCATGATGATCGGCGTATACATCGGCCAGTACTGCATTAACGCGCTGACTTACTTCTTTATTACCTGGTTCCCGGTTTATCTGGTGCAGGCTCGCGGCATGTCGATCCTGAAAGCGGGCTTCGTGGCCTCGGTTCCGGCCGTGTGCGGATTTGTCGGCGGAGTGCTGGGCGGCATTATCTCCGACTGGCTGATGCGTCGGACCGGCTCGCTGAACATTGCGCGTAAAACGCCTATCGTGATGGGGATGCTGTTGTCGATGGTGATGGTGTTCTGTAACTACGTCAACGTTGAGTGGATGATCATCGGTTTCATGGCGTTGGCGTTCTTTGGCAAGGGCATCGGCGCGCTGGGCTGGGCGGTGATGGCCGATACCGCACCGAAAGAGATCAGCGGCCTGAGTGGCGGTCTGTTCAACATGTTCGGCAACATCTCCGGTATCGTAACGCCCATCGCGATTGGCTATATCGTCGGCACGACAGGCTCCTTTAACGGCGCGCTGATCTATGTGGGCGTGCATGCCCTGGTGGCGGTACTGAGCTATCTGGTGCTGGTGGGGGATATTAAACGTATCGAACTGAAACCTGTCGCAGGACAACTATCATGA
- a CDS encoding flavodoxin encodes MAEIGIFVGTMYGNALLVAEEAEAILTAQGHKATVFEDPELTDWQEYQDKIVLVVTSTTGQGDLPDSIVPLFQGIKDQLGFQPNLRYGVIALGDSSYVNFCNGGKQFDALLQEQSAQRVGEMLLIDASEHPEPESESNPWVEHWGTLLP; translated from the coding sequence ATGGCGGAAATTGGGATTTTTGTCGGGACGATGTATGGCAATGCGCTGCTGGTTGCCGAAGAGGCCGAAGCGATCCTGACGGCTCAGGGGCACAAAGCGACCGTTTTTGAAGATCCTGAACTGACGGACTGGCAGGAATATCAGGACAAAATCGTGCTGGTGGTCACCTCCACGACCGGGCAGGGCGACTTACCTGACAGTATTGTGCCGCTGTTTCAGGGGATCAAAGACCAACTGGGTTTTCAGCCCAATCTGCGTTACGGCGTGATTGCGTTGGGTGACAGCAGCTACGTCAATTTCTGCAACGGCGGTAAACAGTTTGACGCCCTGTTGCAGGAACAGAGCGCACAGCGCGTGGGTGAAATGCTGCTGATTGATGCCAGCGAGCACCCGGAGCCTGAAAGCGAATCCAATCCCTGGGTTGAACATTGGGGCACCCTTTTACCCTGA